In a genomic window of Acidobacteriota bacterium:
- a CDS encoding ferritin-like domain-containing protein, translating into MTKQEMIENLNEDLAGELGAIIQYLTYAAKTTGPYRPQLSQFFLGEVADEQLHAQYLANKIVALGGEPTTVPRPVPAAATNRQMVEQVLAAERQATRDYTERARQAEELGDKGLVVQLEDMVRDETTHSEETERLLRDWPL; encoded by the coding sequence ATGACCAAGCAGGAGATGATCGAGAATCTGAATGAAGACTTGGCCGGAGAGTTGGGTGCGATCATTCAATACCTGACCTACGCCGCCAAGACGACGGGTCCCTACAGGCCTCAGTTGTCTCAGTTTTTTCTCGGTGAAGTGGCCGACGAGCAGCTGCATGCCCAGTACCTGGCCAACAAGATCGTGGCCTTGGGCGGCGAGCCGACCACGGTGCCCCGCCCGGTCCCGGCGGCTGCCACCAACAGGCAGATGGTCGAGCAGGTCCTGGCGGCCGAGCGGCAGGCGACGCGCGACTACACGGAGCGGGCCCGGCAGGCCGAAGAACTGGGTGACAAGGGATTGGTGGTCCAGCTCGAAGACATGGTGCGCGACGAAACCACCCATTCGGAGGAGACGGAGCGGCTCCTCCGCGATTGGCCTCTCTGA
- a CDS encoding cobalamin-binding protein: MSHRIITLIASATEIVCALGFERELVGRSHECDYPAFVSRLPTCSSSKVELEAVSRTIDDQVRTIVSDGLSVYRVDPDLLNRLAPTVIVTQTQCEVCAVSLRDVEEAVCELVTSQPAIVSLEPMALCDVWEDVRKVAAALGDPGRGDDLVTGLKDRLQGIRARTEPVRTRPSIACIEWIDPLMTAANWMPELVECAGGRNLFGEPGKHSGYFDFDQLAAADPDVIALLPCGFDIERTCREMPPLATHPGWPELAAVRNGRVFVTDGNQYFNRPGPRVVESAEILAEILHPGLFDFGHRGTGWKRWEG, translated from the coding sequence ATGTCTCATCGGATCATCACCCTCATCGCCAGCGCAACGGAGATCGTGTGCGCACTCGGCTTCGAGCGCGAGCTGGTCGGCCGTTCCCACGAATGCGACTATCCCGCCTTCGTGTCCCGGCTTCCGACCTGCTCGAGTTCGAAGGTGGAATTGGAGGCCGTCAGCCGGACCATCGACGATCAGGTCCGGACCATCGTCTCCGACGGCCTGTCCGTCTACCGCGTCGATCCCGACCTTCTGAATCGCCTGGCGCCGACGGTCATTGTCACGCAGACGCAGTGCGAGGTCTGCGCCGTCAGTCTGCGGGATGTCGAGGAGGCGGTGTGCGAACTCGTGACTTCGCAGCCTGCGATCGTTTCCCTGGAACCCATGGCCCTGTGCGACGTTTGGGAGGACGTCCGCAAGGTGGCGGCGGCGCTTGGAGACCCGGGACGCGGCGACGATCTCGTGACCGGCCTCAAGGATCGGCTCCAGGGGATTCGCGCACGGACGGAGCCGGTGCGGACCCGTCCTTCCATTGCGTGCATCGAGTGGATCGATCCTCTCATGACCGCGGCCAACTGGATGCCCGAGCTCGTCGAATGCGCCGGCGGCCGGAACCTCTTCGGTGAGCCGGGGAAACACTCCGGCTATTTCGACTTCGACCAGCTTGCGGCTGCCGATCCCGACGTGATCGCCCTCTTGCCGTGCGGCTTCGATATCGAGCGCACCTGCCGCGAAATGCCCCCGCTGGCGACCCATCCGGGATGGCCGGAACTGGCCGCGGTCCGGAACGGACGCGTGTTCGTGACGGACGGGAATCAGTATTTCAACCGGCCTGGACCGCGAGTCGTGGAGTCCGCCGAGATCCTGGCGGAGATCCTGCATCCCGGACTCTTCGATTTCGGGCACCGCGGGACCGGGTGGAAACGCTGGGAAGGTTAA
- a CDS encoding helical backbone metal receptor → MNRARRALRILLPVLLLAGCREEQAPRPNSASPASAPESDVRRVIAYGPSIVEFLFAMGLQDRIVGVSPHCDHPAEARRLPVVGTAVEPNVEKILALRPDLIVALGKGFKLERIARRQGIRFLALESTSVGDVLRAPVRLGDALRNPRAGEPVATRLKRELDEIRQLYSGRPRLDVLVAMGSKSHQVFSAGKGSFLTGLVELAGSRSITADLEKPWPMVSLETVLVRRPQVILVLDSRDHLPEEVKNRFLAEWRMHPTLPAVRDGRVRVLNGSFLMRSGPRLPQAARLIARAIHGGEE, encoded by the coding sequence ATGAATCGAGCCCGGCGAGCCCTGCGGATCCTCCTGCCCGTATTGCTGTTGGCAGGATGCCGGGAAGAGCAGGCACCTCGTCCGAACAGCGCGTCTCCCGCTTCGGCACCGGAATCTGACGTCCGGCGAGTCATCGCCTACGGCCCCAGCATCGTGGAGTTCCTGTTTGCCATGGGTCTGCAGGACCGGATCGTCGGGGTGTCGCCCCACTGCGACCACCCTGCCGAGGCACGCCGTTTGCCTGTAGTCGGGACCGCGGTCGAACCGAACGTGGAGAAGATCCTGGCGCTCCGGCCCGACCTGATCGTGGCGCTGGGGAAGGGGTTCAAGCTGGAGCGCATCGCTCGCCGGCAGGGAATCCGGTTCCTGGCCCTGGAATCGACATCGGTCGGGGACGTGCTCCGAGCGCCGGTCCGGTTGGGCGATGCGCTGAGAAATCCCCGGGCCGGCGAGCCCGTGGCCACGCGCCTGAAGCGGGAGTTGGACGAAATCCGGCAACTTTATTCCGGACGTCCCCGTCTCGACGTCCTGGTGGCGATGGGCAGCAAGAGCCACCAGGTGTTCTCCGCGGGGAAGGGATCCTTCCTGACCGGGTTGGTGGAACTGGCGGGCTCGCGCTCCATCACCGCCGACTTGGAGAAACCGTGGCCCATGGTGAGCCTGGAGACGGTTCTGGTGCGCCGTCCTCAGGTCATCCTGGTGCTGGACTCACGGGACCATCTTCCGGAGGAGGTGAAGAACCGGTTCCTGGCGGAATGGCGGATGCACCCCACGCTGCCGGCGGTCCGCGACGGACGGGTCCGGGTGCTGAACGGCAGTTTTCTCATGCGTTCGGGTCCACGCCTTCCCCAGGCGGCCCGGCTCATCGCCCGGGCCATCCACGGCGGCGAGGAATGA
- a CDS encoding carboxypeptidase-like regulatory domain-containing protein, translating into MMKSVSVYLLFPALVVAILLAMPYSHAQSSSLSGVVTDETGGVLPGVEISIVNEANGLQRTVISTDEGLYVFPQLPPGSYTLSAIQPGFNPVTVEDIMLLVNTNLEIPVNFAVEALTESVTVSAAARQLNTTDASVGNAFGTKPIGQLPLNARNPAGLLSLQAGVTFLTADPLDAQLSGDIRNGTVNGAQSDQSNVTLDGVDVNDQNGRLPFTSVLRNTLDSIQEFRVVTTTANADQGRSSGAQVSLVTKSGTNDIHGSLYEYHRNTVTAANDFFNNRAGVDRPKLIRNVFGASVGGPIKKDRFFYFLNYEGRRDASEGSAVRRVPTASMRNGIVRYKTVGGEVQTLSPEFIRTRIDPLGTGPNSATLDYFRSFPEPNDTTVGDGLNTAGYRFTASTPLVWNTLISKLDWNADGTGSHRMFLRFNYQNDRITSLPQFPGQPPNTETADTSRGFAVGYDGSFGPNVIGTFRYGFTGQKLNFSGVQSASRASIGDSIIDDIEGSTTPRDSYLPTQTAGADFSVIRGSHTLQFGGVLFSVRNQRESYGNSFHFAKQAAWAFADGPAVFDTPLPAAPANPGVYRETMATALGVLNFFDANYNYDLQGNPLPFGEPVSRTFGAEQFELYAQDIWRVKPGLTVTAGLRWSMMPPVREVNGLQVSITPGLDEYIARRLDLAANGRPTRDAGAIGFVPADDPRGGPLWTTHYKNFSPRLAVAYSPDFADGFLGKLFGGLGRTSIRAGAGIFYSSFGMGIMQMLDRNAFGLTSKVTNQIATVAGSPRFTGLSTPPAAGILPPPPGGPGTPNPTGLGWSQGVDSSVRPPYTINPTFSLAREFDGGFLLEVGYVGRLGRRLLVNDTASAQYVNFKDPVSGAYLLDALQDLELMVRRGTPTESVPAIPFFENLYSGAATADVSATQAVYDVIRASSPDTGTAMYYIDYACAPFCSDLGAGAFMNPQFWAFDALRSFGTSTYHSMQVSLRKAFSSGFQFHLNYTLSKSMDLVSVGARRGVGERFGQIPGDTYWSAFSVINSWDRESQRAVSDFDMRHQWNANWVAELPIGQGKALLPDLGPAGQAVLGGWQVSGLMRLTSGLPLSVLNGLAWPTCYCYQHFAEVDGALPEQTNTKNARLIGGGSGPNVFSDPAAALASFRQVLPGEVGQRNNLRGDGIFSIDMAIGKRFPLPFEGQSIQFRAEAFNLTNSVRFNADVWETLSFTFPGSFGNYSSVMIPPRVMQFGLRYEF; encoded by the coding sequence ATGATGAAATCGGTATCCGTCTACTTACTCTTCCCGGCCCTAGTGGTGGCGATCCTCCTCGCCATGCCCTATTCCCACGCTCAATCGAGCAGTCTGAGCGGAGTCGTCACCGACGAGACCGGCGGCGTGCTTCCCGGCGTCGAGATTTCGATCGTGAACGAGGCCAACGGGCTCCAGCGAACGGTCATCTCCACCGATGAGGGACTTTACGTCTTTCCGCAGCTCCCTCCCGGCTCCTACACGCTGTCGGCGATACAGCCGGGCTTCAATCCGGTGACCGTTGAAGACATCATGTTGCTCGTCAACACCAACCTCGAGATTCCCGTGAATTTCGCCGTCGAGGCGCTCACCGAGTCCGTCACGGTCTCCGCCGCGGCCAGACAACTCAACACCACCGATGCGTCGGTCGGGAATGCGTTCGGAACCAAGCCGATCGGACAGTTGCCGCTCAATGCGCGAAATCCGGCCGGGCTGCTTTCGCTGCAAGCCGGGGTCACGTTCCTGACCGCGGACCCGCTGGACGCCCAATTGTCGGGAGACATCCGGAACGGAACCGTCAACGGAGCTCAGAGCGACCAGTCGAACGTCACGCTTGACGGGGTCGACGTAAACGACCAGAACGGCCGCCTGCCCTTTACCAGCGTCCTTCGCAACACGTTGGATTCGATCCAGGAATTCCGGGTGGTGACGACCACGGCGAACGCCGACCAGGGCCGCTCGTCAGGAGCGCAAGTGTCGCTGGTGACCAAGAGCGGGACCAACGACATCCACGGGTCGCTCTATGAATACCACCGGAACACGGTCACGGCGGCGAACGATTTCTTCAACAACCGGGCCGGCGTCGATCGTCCGAAGCTCATTCGGAACGTCTTCGGCGCCTCTGTCGGAGGGCCCATCAAAAAGGATCGATTCTTCTACTTCCTCAATTACGAAGGCCGCCGGGACGCCAGCGAGGGCAGCGCGGTGCGGCGGGTGCCGACGGCCTCCATGCGTAACGGAATCGTCCGGTACAAGACCGTCGGCGGGGAGGTCCAGACCCTCAGCCCGGAGTTCATCCGCACCAGGATCGATCCGCTGGGGACCGGTCCCAATTCGGCCACGCTCGACTATTTCAGGTCCTTTCCCGAGCCTAACGACACCACCGTCGGAGATGGTCTCAACACGGCCGGGTACCGGTTCACGGCCTCGACACCCCTGGTCTGGAACACGCTCATCTCGAAGCTGGATTGGAACGCGGATGGAACCGGGTCACACCGCATGTTCCTGCGCTTCAACTATCAGAACGACCGGATCACCAGTCTGCCCCAGTTTCCCGGCCAGCCTCCGAACACGGAGACGGCGGACACCAGCCGCGGGTTTGCGGTCGGGTACGACGGTTCCTTCGGACCCAACGTCATCGGCACCTTCCGCTATGGCTTCACTGGCCAGAAGTTGAACTTTTCGGGAGTCCAGTCGGCATCCCGGGCAAGTATCGGAGACAGCATCATCGACGATATCGAGGGGTCGACGACACCCCGGGACAGCTACTTGCCGACGCAGACCGCCGGGGCGGACTTCTCGGTGATCCGCGGTTCGCACACCCTCCAGTTCGGCGGGGTGCTGTTCTCGGTCCGGAACCAACGTGAGAGCTACGGCAACAGCTTTCACTTCGCGAAACAGGCTGCCTGGGCGTTCGCCGACGGCCCCGCCGTATTCGACACGCCGCTTCCCGCGGCCCCCGCCAACCCCGGTGTCTACCGGGAGACCATGGCGACCGCTCTCGGGGTCCTCAACTTCTTCGACGCAAATTACAACTACGACCTGCAAGGCAATCCGTTGCCCTTCGGAGAGCCCGTCAGCCGGACTTTCGGAGCGGAGCAGTTTGAACTCTATGCGCAGGACATCTGGCGCGTAAAACCCGGCTTGACGGTCACGGCCGGCCTGCGTTGGTCGATGATGCCGCCGGTGCGGGAAGTGAATGGACTGCAGGTGAGCATCACCCCGGGTCTCGACGAGTACATTGCGCGCCGTCTGGACCTGGCGGCCAACGGCCGGCCCACCCGCGACGCCGGGGCCATCGGCTTCGTGCCGGCGGACGACCCGCGAGGCGGCCCGCTGTGGACCACCCACTACAAGAATTTCTCCCCCCGGCTTGCCGTGGCCTACTCCCCGGACTTTGCCGACGGTTTTCTGGGCAAGCTGTTCGGCGGCCTGGGCCGGACATCGATCCGGGCCGGGGCGGGCATCTTCTACAGCAGCTTCGGGATGGGCATCATGCAGATGCTGGACCGGAACGCGTTCGGCCTCACCAGCAAGGTGACCAACCAGATCGCCACGGTGGCGGGTTCGCCTCGCTTCACCGGTCTTTCCACTCCCCCTGCGGCAGGGATTCTGCCTCCGCCGCCGGGAGGGCCCGGCACGCCGAACCCGACCGGACTCGGATGGAGCCAGGGAGTCGACTCCAGCGTGCGGCCCCCCTACACCATCAACCCCACCTTTTCTCTGGCCCGCGAGTTCGACGGAGGATTTCTGCTCGAGGTCGGCTATGTGGGCCGGTTGGGCCGCAGACTGCTGGTCAACGACACTGCCTCGGCCCAGTACGTCAACTTCAAGGACCCGGTGTCCGGCGCGTATCTGCTGGATGCGCTCCAGGATCTGGAACTCATGGTCCGGCGCGGAACGCCGACCGAGTCCGTGCCGGCAATTCCGTTCTTTGAAAACCTCTATTCCGGCGCGGCTACCGCGGACGTATCCGCGACTCAAGCCGTCTACGACGTCATCCGGGCCAGCAGTCCCGACACCGGAACGGCCATGTACTACATTGACTACGCCTGCGCCCCGTTCTGCAGCGATCTGGGGGCGGGCGCGTTCATGAATCCCCAGTTCTGGGCCTTCGACGCGCTCCGGTCTTTCGGGACCTCGACCTACCACTCGATGCAGGTGTCGCTGCGCAAAGCCTTCTCCAGCGGGTTCCAATTCCACCTGAACTACACCTTGTCCAAGTCCATGGACCTGGTCTCCGTCGGCGCGCGCCGCGGCGTCGGTGAACGGTTCGGTCAGATTCCGGGAGACACCTACTGGTCTGCGTTCAGCGTCATCAACTCCTGGGACCGGGAGTCGCAGCGGGCCGTTTCCGACTTCGACATGCGCCACCAATGGAACGCCAACTGGGTGGCCGAGTTGCCCATCGGCCAAGGGAAGGCCCTGCTTCCCGACCTGGGGCCGGCGGGACAGGCTGTGCTCGGCGGCTGGCAGGTCAGCGGCCTGATGCGCCTGACGTCGGGCCTGCCGCTGAGCGTGCTGAACGGCTTGGCGTGGCCGACCTGTTATTGCTATCAGCACTTCGCGGAAGTCGACGGAGCGCTACCGGAGCAGACGAACACCAAGAACGCGAGGCTGATCGGAGGGGGCAGCGGACCCAATGTATTCAGCGATCCGGCGGCGGCCCTGGCGTCTTTCAGACAGGTCCTGCCCGGCGAAGTCGGGCAGCGCAACAATCTGCGCGGCGATGGAATATTCTCCATCGACATGGCCATCGGAAAGCGTTTTCCCCTGCCGTTCGAGGGTCAAAGCATTCAGTTTCGGGCCGAGGCCTTCAACCTGACCAACAGCGTCCGGTTCAACGCCGACGTCTGGGAGACTCTCTCCTTCACTTTTCCGGGGAGCTTCGGGAACTACTCTTCGGTGATGATTCCACCGCGGGTGATGCAGTTCGGCCTGCGCTACGAGTTTTAG
- a CDS encoding SDR family oxidoreductase produces MNENPGSVPMVVDLEGRTAVVTGGGTGIGRAVSIGLARCGASVVVNYSRSAREAAETVEKIEEAGGRALAVRADVTDEQQVADLMTAAVNAFSGLDILVANAGAPGQGGLTSELTGEQWEHDLATNCRSAFFCVKHAMAHLPGGRGRIILTGSMSARTGATAGALTYVASKAALEGMTRNWAQEFGPRGITVNTVAPGIIRTRLQARASEERYRYLIGRIPLGRDGLPEDCVGAYLLLAGDDGAFITGQVIEVGGGMLAS; encoded by the coding sequence ATGAATGAGAATCCAGGATCGGTTCCCATGGTCGTCGATCTCGAAGGGCGAACAGCGGTGGTCACCGGCGGCGGCACCGGCATCGGACGCGCCGTGTCCATCGGTCTCGCCCGTTGCGGAGCGTCGGTGGTGGTGAACTACAGCCGAAGCGCCCGGGAAGCCGCCGAGACGGTGGAGAAGATCGAGGAAGCGGGAGGACGGGCACTCGCCGTGCGGGCGGATGTGACCGACGAGCAACAGGTGGCGGATCTCATGACGGCCGCCGTGAACGCATTCAGCGGCCTGGACATCCTGGTGGCCAACGCCGGAGCCCCCGGTCAAGGCGGCCTGACCAGCGAGCTGACCGGGGAGCAGTGGGAGCATGATCTGGCCACCAACTGCCGGAGCGCCTTCTTCTGCGTCAAGCACGCCATGGCTCATCTGCCCGGCGGGCGGGGCCGCATCATCCTCACCGGCTCCATGAGCGCCCGCACGGGCGCCACGGCAGGCGCGCTGACCTACGTGGCCTCCAAAGCCGCCCTCGAAGGCATGACCCGCAACTGGGCCCAGGAATTCGGGCCCCGCGGCATCACCGTCAACACCGTCGCACCCGGCATCATCCGCACCCGCCTCCAGGCCCGGGCATCGGAGGAACGTTATCGATACCTGATCGGGCGGATTCCCCTGGGACGCGACGGACTGCCCGAGGACTGTGTCGGCGCCTATCTGTTGCTGGCCGGGGACGACGGGGCGTTCATCACCGGCCAGGTCATCGAGGTGGGCGGCGGAATGCTGGCGTCCTGA
- a CDS encoding iron ABC transporter permease: MTRNGSGGRTGQVLGTVGLCFLFLFTALAISPFFGAEEVDALSGLKLISRHGFTSPLPEELPERDQNQVLRSIVSNRILRSWMGVVAGAGLAVIGAALQAILRNPLVAPSTLGVSTAAAVGAFCVIIGFGSGLTWGPFSPIQVAAYLAAVLDILLIYGIARLAGRLSMATLLLAGVTVNLICGALILLMRHQAENPYDLQVLDHWLMGSLNSLYTWSDLWSILPFVLPGVAVIVWLSHRLNPLALGDDYAAGRGVPVRRVRLLVFVFGSLAVAGIVSAVGPIGFVGLIVPHMVRRLVGTDQRLVMAASLLVGGGFLLVCDCIVRSRLMGGVELPVGVLTALLGGPTFLYLLIRSRR, translated from the coding sequence ATGACCAGGAACGGCTCCGGGGGTCGAACGGGCCAGGTCTTGGGAACCGTGGGGTTGTGCTTCCTCTTTTTGTTCACGGCTCTGGCCATCTCGCCGTTCTTCGGAGCCGAAGAGGTCGACGCGCTGTCGGGGCTGAAATTGATCTCCCGGCACGGTTTCACGTCCCCTTTGCCGGAGGAACTGCCCGAAAGGGATCAGAATCAGGTCCTGCGCAGCATCGTCTCCAATCGCATTCTTCGGTCCTGGATGGGGGTCGTTGCCGGCGCCGGACTGGCAGTGATCGGAGCGGCGCTGCAGGCGATCCTGCGCAATCCCCTGGTAGCGCCGTCGACTCTGGGGGTCTCGACGGCGGCGGCCGTCGGCGCCTTCTGCGTCATCATCGGATTCGGGTCGGGACTCACCTGGGGCCCCTTCTCGCCGATCCAGGTGGCCGCCTACCTGGCGGCGGTCCTGGACATCCTCCTGATCTACGGCATCGCGAGACTGGCCGGACGCCTCAGCATGGCGACCCTGCTGCTGGCCGGGGTCACGGTGAACCTGATCTGCGGCGCTCTCATCCTGCTGATGCGTCACCAGGCCGAGAACCCTTATGACCTGCAGGTGTTGGACCACTGGCTCATGGGGAGTCTGAACTCGCTTTACACCTGGAGCGATCTCTGGAGCATTCTCCCCTTTGTTCTGCCGGGAGTGGCCGTGATCGTCTGGTTGTCGCACCGGCTCAACCCCTTGGCTCTGGGCGATGACTACGCGGCGGGTCGCGGCGTGCCGGTCCGCCGGGTCCGGCTTCTGGTCTTCGTGTTCGGCTCCCTGGCCGTGGCCGGAATCGTCTCGGCGGTGGGGCCTATCGGATTCGTGGGGCTGATCGTGCCGCACATGGTCCGCCGCCTGGTGGGAACCGATCAGCGGCTGGTGATGGCGGCTTCGCTCCTGGTGGGGGGCGGGTTCCTGCTCGTCTGCGACTGCATCGTCCGGTCCAGGCTCATGGGAGGAGTGGAGTTGCCGGTGGGCGTTCTGACCGCCCTGCTGGGCGGCCCCACGTTCCTCTACCTGCTGATTCGCTCCCGCCGGTAA
- a CDS encoding ABC transporter ATP-binding protein: protein MSRRAEEEGKLDASFSLTAQGVAFRYAGQEPLLEDVQLSVEPGSLTMLIGPNGAGKSTLMKILAGLLEPAQGTVQLQAGPGTRSQDLAGLSLLARARTVAYLPQEVLPPEGYTVQEVVLLGRFPHQRWWTLPGEQDREIVGESLERMGVAQLRNRVFESLSGGEQQAVLLAGVLAQQSSLLLLDEPGKGLDVHHLATFSQRLRRLARAGRGILCITHDLNLASRFADVIYLLSDRRIRARGRPRQVLTQDLIEESYGSDVEVMRDAGSGLPVVLPGSRSDKPGGIRK, encoded by the coding sequence ATGAGTAGGAGAGCAGAAGAGGAGGGGAAACTGGACGCTTCTTTTTCACTGACGGCGCAGGGAGTGGCGTTTCGTTACGCCGGGCAGGAGCCGTTGCTGGAGGACGTGCAACTCTCGGTCGAGCCGGGTTCGCTCACCATGCTCATCGGTCCCAACGGCGCCGGCAAAAGCACTCTGATGAAGATCCTGGCCGGTCTGCTGGAGCCGGCGCAGGGGACCGTCCAACTCCAGGCGGGGCCTGGAACACGCTCGCAAGACCTGGCCGGCCTGTCACTTCTGGCCCGGGCCCGGACGGTCGCCTATCTGCCCCAGGAAGTCCTTCCTCCCGAGGGTTACACTGTGCAGGAGGTGGTCCTACTGGGCCGCTTTCCCCACCAGCGATGGTGGACTCTCCCTGGTGAGCAGGACCGGGAGATCGTGGGGGAGTCGCTGGAGCGAATGGGAGTGGCGCAGCTGAGGAATCGGGTGTTCGAATCGCTCAGCGGCGGGGAGCAGCAGGCGGTTCTCCTGGCGGGGGTCCTGGCCCAGCAGAGTTCGCTGTTGTTGCTGGACGAACCGGGGAAGGGGCTGGACGTCCACCATCTGGCGACGTTCTCACAGAGGCTCCGGCGCTTGGCCCGTGCCGGCCGGGGCATTCTCTGCATCACCCACGACCTGAATCTGGCCTCCCGTTTCGCCGACGTGATCTACCTGCTCTCGGACCGGAGGATCCGCGCTCGGGGCCGGCCCCGGCAAGTGTTGACCCAGGACTTGATAGAGGAATCCTACGGAAGCGACGTCGAGGTCATGCGGGATGCCGGAAGCGGACTTCCCGTGGTCCTGCCCGGTTCCCGGTCCGACAAGCCCGGCGGTATCCGGAAATGA
- a CDS encoding SulP family inorganic anion transporter, translating into MTNRRRQKIYGLQRFRGDLSGGFTSAVVTLPVALALGVASGLGAAAGVYGAIAVGFFAALFGGTRAQLSAPTGPTTVALAVILASLSANLTEALTVIVLASLLQVLMGVSGIGRFVAYTPYVVVSGFMSGVGIIMILIQVLPFLGAPAVPGGPLDAIHALPEAVANINTSAFAAGVLTLALVSLWPRRLARVMPAPLAALIAGTLAGVLWLSEAPVVGDVPAGLPDLHLELPSAGFLARALQPAIILALLGAVHSLLTSLVADSLTGGRHNPNRELVGQGIGNVASGLIGGLPGAGTTIGTAVNIRAGGRTRASGAFSAIVLLMFLLGLGQFVEPIPRAALAGLLIKVGWDIIDWHLLARLHRIRREHLVVMMITLGLTVLVDLVTGIAIGLIAAAMAHARQLERLEMDSVVSVPLLDQAFFSNRQDESGGDVHLARVGLLALRGSFTVASSNRLARAISADIRDHEVVIFDFSRATYLDDSAAMLIKKLMDIAREERTEFVVMGLSGPVAETLHALAVLRQVPASQFVATLDEARQAAKDLLGG; encoded by the coding sequence ATGACGAACCGGCGGCGCCAGAAGATCTACGGCCTGCAACGTTTCAGAGGGGATCTCTCCGGCGGATTCACCTCCGCAGTGGTGACGCTGCCGGTCGCCCTGGCATTGGGCGTGGCGTCGGGCCTGGGAGCGGCCGCCGGCGTGTACGGCGCAATCGCCGTCGGCTTTTTCGCGGCCTTGTTCGGCGGTACGCGGGCTCAACTGTCCGCGCCCACGGGTCCCACCACCGTTGCCCTGGCGGTCATCCTCGCCAGCCTTTCCGCCAACCTCACGGAAGCCTTGACCGTCATTGTTCTGGCCAGCCTGCTGCAAGTGCTCATGGGCGTCTCCGGAATCGGGCGATTCGTGGCCTACACGCCCTATGTGGTGGTCTCCGGATTCATGTCCGGCGTCGGCATCATCATGATCCTGATTCAGGTGTTGCCGTTCCTCGGCGCGCCGGCCGTACCGGGCGGGCCGCTGGATGCGATTCACGCGTTGCCCGAGGCGGTGGCAAATATCAACACCAGCGCTTTCGCCGCCGGTGTCCTGACTCTTGCGCTCGTATCGCTCTGGCCTCGTCGCCTGGCGAGAGTGATGCCCGCTCCCCTGGCGGCCCTGATCGCCGGCACTCTCGCAGGCGTTCTGTGGCTGAGCGAGGCTCCCGTCGTCGGGGACGTGCCGGCGGGACTGCCCGATCTGCATCTGGAATTGCCGTCCGCCGGTTTTCTGGCGCGGGCCCTGCAGCCGGCCATCATCCTGGCCCTGCTCGGCGCCGTGCACAGCCTCCTCACTTCGCTGGTTGCCGACTCACTCACCGGCGGACGTCATAACCCGAATCGGGAACTGGTGGGCCAGGGCATCGGCAACGTGGCTTCGGGACTCATCGGGGGCCTGCCCGGGGCCGGGACCACCATCGGGACGGCCGTCAACATCCGGGCCGGCGGCCGGACCCGGGCCTCGGGGGCTTTTTCCGCCATCGTCCTGCTGATGTTTCTGCTGGGCCTCGGCCAATTCGTCGAGCCGATTCCCCGCGCCGCGCTGGCCGGCCTCCTGATCAAGGTCGGCTGGGACATCATCGACTGGCACCTCCTGGCCCGGCTCCACCGCATCCGGCGCGAACACCTGGTGGTCATGATGATCACCTTGGGCCTGACGGTGTTGGTCGATCTCGTCACCGGAATCGCCATCGGACTGATCGCCGCCGCAATGGCCCACGCACGGCAGTTGGAACGCCTTGAGATGGACAGTGTCGTTTCCGTGCCGCTGCTGGACCAGGCGTTCTTCTCCAATCGACAGGACGAGTCCGGCGGCGACGTCCACCTGGCGCGCGTGGGTCTGTTGGCGCTCAGGGGAAGTTTCACCGTCGCCTCCTCCAACCGATTGGCCCGCGCCATCAGCGCCGACATCAGGGATCACGAGGTGGTCATTTTCGACTTCTCTCGAGCCACCTACCTCGATGACAGCGCGGCCATGTTGATCAAGAAGCTCATGGACATCGCCCGGGAAGAGCGGACCGAGTTCGTGGTGATGGGGCTTTCCGGCCCGGTTGCCGAAACTCTTCATGCCCTGGCCGTTTTGCGGCAGGTTCCCGCAAGCCAGTTCGTCGCGACACTGGACGAGGCGCGGCAGGCGGCCAAAGATCTTCTCGGCGGTTGA